One region of Syntrophobacter fumaroxidans MPOB genomic DNA includes:
- a CDS encoding radical SAM protein: protein MSVPAVPELSFRDFAAELGAKERRIPLHGTIETTFRCNLNCVHCYISEPFHSGKTRAREMGLNRLLSLLDEVADRGCLDLLLTGGEVLIRRDFPQLYAYAVRKGFRVTVFTNGTLVTERIARLFGAMLPARVEITLYGMTAATYERITRVPGSFDRCMRGIMLLQGCGARLGLKTMLTKWNEHELAEMRAFARNLGIGFRHDALLNPRVDGLEIPIEELQLPPERVVAADLEVPSLLRRQRESASRLAASGAGACEDRLFLCGAGAVSFNVDPYGGLQLCQLARQPSFDLRTGTFAEGWNGFLPALRDRCRSKPSPCRTCSLLPMCASCPGAGQLEHGDPERPVARFCEITHRRVHALLGDFPGHRADAACCLNRPA from the coding sequence GAAAGAGCGCCGAATTCCCCTGCACGGCACCATTGAAACCACGTTCCGCTGCAACCTGAATTGCGTCCATTGTTACATCAGCGAGCCTTTCCACTCCGGAAAGACCCGCGCCCGCGAAATGGGACTCAACCGCCTGCTGTCGCTTCTCGACGAAGTCGCTGATCGGGGTTGTCTCGATCTGCTGCTGACGGGTGGGGAAGTCCTCATCCGGCGGGATTTTCCTCAACTCTACGCCTATGCCGTCCGCAAGGGTTTTCGCGTCACGGTTTTCACCAACGGGACCCTGGTGACCGAGAGAATCGCGCGGCTCTTCGGCGCCATGCTGCCCGCTCGCGTGGAGATCACTCTGTACGGGATGACGGCCGCCACGTACGAACGCATCACTCGGGTGCCCGGTTCCTTCGACCGGTGCATGCGGGGAATCATGCTGCTCCAGGGCTGCGGTGCGCGCCTGGGCCTGAAGACCATGCTGACGAAGTGGAACGAGCACGAGCTCGCGGAGATGAGGGCATTCGCCCGGAACCTGGGCATCGGATTCCGGCATGACGCCCTCCTGAACCCTCGGGTGGACGGACTGGAGATTCCCATCGAGGAGCTTCAGCTTCCCCCCGAGAGGGTGGTGGCGGCCGACCTGGAAGTCCCGTCCCTGCTGCGGCGCCAGAGGGAATCGGCATCGAGACTTGCGGCATCCGGCGCAGGGGCCTGCGAGGACCGGCTGTTCCTGTGCGGTGCGGGCGCGGTGTCGTTCAACGTCGACCCTTACGGCGGCCTGCAGCTCTGCCAGCTTGCGCGGCAACCGTCCTTCGACCTTCGAACGGGAACCTTCGCAGAGGGATGGAACGGCTTCCTCCCCGCGCTCCGGGATCGTTGCCGAAGCAAGCCTTCGCCTTGCCGCACGTGCTCTCTGCTGCCGATGTGCGCGAGTTGCCCCGGGGCGGGCCAGTTGGAACACGGGGACCCGGAGCGGCCGGTCGCCAGGTTTTGCGAGATCACCCACCGCCGCGTCCATGCGCTGTTGGGCGATTTCCCCGGCCACCGCGCCGATGCGGCCTGCTGCCTGAATCGCCCGGCTTAA
- a CDS encoding HPr kinase has protein sequence MIVRLKVGGITLRVRSRQALPSLLLRGVFPLFSAQRGGDIRIGVSRRLPQIPSKTDLLFDSGGLWKVYGRNGGLLYSFRTPDGAEEFGRVLAVDSERREGTLHLPPSPWDNKRGYALMYPLDELIFQHHAARAGKLFIHACAVATGGKALLFCGRSGAGKTTMARLWRRHRRSAVILSDDRSLIQEMDGTFRACGTPWHGLGKYASPGGRPLAAIFFLRQGAEPVLEPLSRFEAAAELFSRSFYPPWEAETVARVLQYCERIAASVPCYGLTFRPDSSAVRTVEDMTGTRLTSNAGCVKGIASTW, from the coding sequence ATGATCGTTCGTCTCAAGGTGGGAGGCATCACACTCCGCGTCCGTTCTCGGCAGGCTTTGCCGTCCCTGCTTCTGCGCGGCGTTTTTCCCCTTTTCTCCGCGCAACGGGGCGGCGACATCCGGATCGGGGTTTCACGACGCCTGCCCCAAATCCCGTCGAAAACCGATCTGCTGTTCGATTCGGGTGGGCTCTGGAAGGTATACGGCCGGAACGGCGGTCTCCTCTATTCGTTCCGAACCCCCGACGGCGCGGAGGAGTTCGGCCGTGTCCTGGCCGTGGACTCCGAGCGCCGGGAGGGGACCCTTCACCTGCCGCCCTCGCCCTGGGACAACAAACGCGGCTACGCCCTCATGTACCCGCTCGACGAACTGATCTTCCAGCACCATGCGGCGAGGGCCGGGAAGCTGTTCATCCATGCCTGCGCGGTGGCGACGGGCGGTAAAGCCTTGCTCTTCTGCGGCCGGTCCGGAGCCGGGAAGACGACGATGGCCCGCCTCTGGCGGCGGCATCGTCGAAGCGCCGTCATTCTGAGCGACGACCGGAGCCTCATCCAGGAAATGGACGGGACTTTCCGGGCCTGTGGGACGCCCTGGCACGGGCTGGGAAAGTACGCCTCCCCCGGCGGGCGGCCCCTTGCCGCGATTTTTTTTCTGCGCCAGGGCGCCGAACCGGTCCTCGAGCCGCTCTCCCGGTTCGAGGCGGCGGCGGAGCTCTTTTCCCGCTCGTTCTATCCCCCCTGGGAAGCCGAAACCGTCGCCCGCGTACTCCAGTATTGCGAACGCATCGCCGCTTCAGTGCCGTGCTACGGCCTCACCTTCCGCCCGGATTCCAGCGCCGTCCGGACCGTCGAAGACATGACCGGCACCCGGCTCACTTCAAATGCCGGCTGCGTGAAAGGAATCGCGTCGACCTGGTGA
- a CDS encoding M20 family metallopeptidase, with protein MKEVLEWLEARQGEMLSLIELLVNIDSGSYCKEGIDRCGAIVARELEALGFETSVVPEADRGNHLRAQRPGKGEGELFLSAHLDTVFPAGTAGARPFRVEGGLAYGPGVGDIKGGIVQMLFALKALRELGRSTPPTTVFLTGDEEIGSIRGRPHIEDIARRSSWVLVMEPASEPGSVAVRRWGLGAFRLTIRGRAAHVLKPDSDGVNACRELALKILALESLSDFARGVKVSVNLVSGGRSRQVTAAEAVADIDVRVRDSSRMEEIEAMVRKVASTPILPGIVLQVEGKLTRPPLEPNPNTLKLLRLAAETAERIGMVLKPIEEYGGSDGCFTAALGVATLDGLGPRTFDMCGDGERIEIVGIVPRTALLAGIVARLCEDP; from the coding sequence ATGAAGGAAGTCCTCGAATGGCTCGAGGCAAGACAGGGCGAAATGCTATCCTTGATCGAGCTTCTCGTCAATATCGACAGCGGTTCCTACTGCAAGGAAGGCATCGATCGCTGCGGTGCGATCGTTGCGCGGGAACTGGAGGCGCTCGGTTTCGAAACGTCGGTCGTTCCGGAGGCGGACCGGGGCAACCACCTGCGCGCGCAACGTCCCGGAAAAGGGGAAGGGGAATTGTTTCTTTCCGCGCACCTGGACACCGTTTTTCCCGCAGGCACCGCCGGCGCGCGCCCTTTTCGGGTGGAGGGGGGGCTGGCATACGGTCCGGGAGTGGGCGACATCAAGGGCGGTATCGTGCAAATGCTGTTTGCCCTGAAGGCGTTGCGCGAGTTGGGCCGAAGCACTCCTCCGACCACCGTGTTCCTGACCGGTGACGAGGAAATCGGAAGCATCCGGGGGCGGCCGCACATCGAAGACATTGCGCGCCGCTCCTCGTGGGTCCTGGTCATGGAGCCGGCTTCGGAACCCGGGTCCGTCGCGGTTCGTCGCTGGGGCCTCGGGGCGTTCCGCCTCACCATTCGCGGTCGGGCGGCCCACGTGCTCAAACCCGATTCCGACGGAGTCAACGCCTGCCGGGAGCTTGCCCTGAAAATCCTTGCCCTGGAGTCGTTGAGCGACTTTGCCCGGGGAGTGAAGGTGTCCGTGAATCTGGTGTCCGGCGGGCGGTCCAGGCAGGTGACCGCGGCGGAGGCCGTGGCCGATATCGATGTACGCGTTCGAGATTCCTCCCGAATGGAAGAGATTGAAGCCATGGTGAGGAAAGTTGCGTCCACTCCCATTCTCCCGGGTATTGTCCTTCAAGTCGAGGGAAAGCTGACCCGACCGCCCCTCGAACCCAACCCGAACACCCTGAAGCTGCTGCGCCTGGCGGCGGAGACGGCCGAACGGATCGGCATGGTGTTGAAACCCATCGAGGAATACGGGGGATCGGACGGATGCTTTACCGCGGCGCTCGGAGTCGCCACTCTCGATGGTCTGGGACCGCGAACCTTCGACATGTGCGGTGACGGGGAACGGATCGAGATCGTCGGCATCGTGCCGCGAACGGCACTGCTCGCGGGCATCGTTGCCCGGCTGTGCGAGGACCCTTGA
- the hutU gene encoding urocanate hydratase translates to MTKSPRERLLEELQIGCGKARPVRAPRGVELHCKGWRQEAALRMLCNNLDPECGERPDDLVVYGGTGRAARNWECFDAIVRSLLELEDDETLLVQSGKPVGILKTHPWSPRVLIANSNLVPRWADWEHFHELERKGLTMYGQMTAGSWIYIGTQGILQGTYETLASLARQHWGGNLAGRIVVSGGLGGMGGAQPLAVTLNEGVLVCVEVDRARIERRLRTRYLDAMTEDIGEAIRMAGTAAEQKRPLSVGLLGNTAEVLPEMVRMGFIPDVVTDQTSAHDELNGYVPAGVSCEQAAVLRSSDPGRYVEMALDSMAVHCRAVLDMKARGAVAFDYGNNLRAQALKRGVENAFDYPGFVPAYIRPLFCEGEGPFRWVALSGDPEDIAVTDRALMEAFPYKERMVRWLTMAEEKVSHMGLPARICWLGYGEREKAGLIFNDLVRRGRVKAPVVIGRDHLDCGSVASPNRETEGMRDGSDIVADWAVLNALVNVASGASWVAYHDGGGVGIGYALHAGQVTVVDGTDEAGLRAATVLRNDPAMGIIRHADAAYGRAVEVARERAIRIPMINRFT, encoded by the coding sequence ATGACGAAATCTCCCCGGGAACGCCTGCTGGAAGAACTTCAAATCGGCTGCGGAAAGGCCCGTCCGGTAAGGGCCCCACGGGGCGTCGAACTTCACTGCAAAGGATGGCGCCAGGAAGCGGCACTCAGGATGCTGTGCAATAACCTCGACCCCGAATGCGGAGAACGGCCGGACGATCTCGTCGTGTATGGCGGAACGGGACGGGCCGCCAGGAACTGGGAGTGTTTCGACGCCATCGTGCGGTCGCTCCTCGAGCTGGAAGACGACGAAACCCTGCTGGTGCAGTCGGGAAAGCCGGTGGGAATCCTCAAAACCCATCCGTGGTCGCCCCGGGTCCTGATCGCCAACTCCAACCTCGTGCCCCGCTGGGCCGACTGGGAGCATTTCCACGAGCTGGAGCGCAAGGGATTGACGATGTACGGGCAGATGACCGCGGGGTCGTGGATCTACATCGGGACGCAGGGAATCCTCCAGGGCACTTACGAGACGCTGGCGTCTCTGGCCCGTCAGCATTGGGGAGGGAATCTCGCCGGGCGAATCGTGGTGAGCGGGGGTCTGGGAGGAATGGGCGGAGCGCAGCCGCTCGCGGTCACCCTCAACGAAGGAGTGCTGGTCTGTGTCGAGGTGGATCGCGCACGAATCGAACGCCGCCTGCGCACCCGTTACCTGGACGCCATGACGGAGGACATCGGCGAGGCGATCCGGATGGCCGGGACGGCCGCGGAGCAGAAGCGGCCGCTGTCCGTCGGGCTGTTGGGGAACACGGCGGAAGTGCTTCCCGAGATGGTCCGGATGGGCTTCATACCGGACGTCGTCACGGACCAGACGAGCGCTCACGACGAACTGAACGGATATGTGCCCGCCGGGGTTTCATGCGAACAGGCGGCGGTTTTGCGCTCTTCGGATCCCGGCCGCTATGTGGAGATGGCCCTGGATTCCATGGCCGTGCATTGCCGTGCCGTCCTGGACATGAAAGCACGCGGCGCCGTGGCTTTCGACTACGGAAACAACCTGCGCGCCCAGGCGCTCAAGAGGGGTGTGGAAAATGCCTTCGACTATCCCGGGTTCGTGCCGGCCTACATCCGCCCGCTCTTCTGCGAAGGAGAGGGACCTTTCCGGTGGGTCGCCCTGTCGGGAGATCCGGAAGACATCGCGGTGACCGACCGCGCCCTCATGGAGGCTTTTCCGTACAAGGAGCGCATGGTCCGCTGGCTAACCATGGCCGAGGAAAAAGTCTCCCACATGGGGCTCCCGGCCCGGATCTGCTGGCTCGGCTACGGGGAGCGGGAGAAGGCCGGATTGATCTTCAACGACCTGGTGCGCCGGGGCAGAGTGAAAGCTCCGGTGGTGATCGGCAGGGATCATCTCGACTGCGGTTCGGTGGCATCGCCAAACCGCGAGACGGAAGGCATGCGGGACGGTTCCGATATCGTCGCCGACTGGGCTGTTCTGAACGCCCTGGTCAACGTGGCTTCGGGAGCGAGCTGGGTCGCTTACCACGACGGCGGCGGTGTGGGCATCGGGTATGCGCTCCATGCCGGACAGGTGACCGTCGTCGACGGAACGGACGAAGCCGGGCTGCGCGCCGCGACCGTCCTTCGCAACGACCCGGCCATGGGGATCATCCGGCACGCGGATGCGGCCTACGGGCGCGCCGTGGAGGTGGCGAGGGAGCGCGCGATCCGGATTCCCATGATCAACAGGTTCACATGA
- the hutI gene encoding imidazolonepropionase, whose protein sequence is MSRKLFRNGRIFTPTDRGVPLAGKHQGDVIHIPRGAIYAKDGVIEAVGDEREVLAGISAGQVDEEIDCRGYCVIPGFVDPHTHMCFAKTREEEFLLRIEGMEYLEILGRGGGILSSVRAARAATEDELFAFTRKHVMTALGLGTTTLEIKSGYGLDTESELRMLRVIERIGRETPLDVVPTFLGAHAIPEEHVAHPDGYVDLVVHEMLPAVARHSGAVFCDVFCEAGVFSVAQSRRVLEAARGVGLELKIHTDEVHDLGGSALAAELRATSAEHLLRTSETNLRAMAEAGVVGILLPATAYSLRRRYAPARRMVELGLPVAVATDCNPGTAYTESMPFVYGLAVLGMGLSMQEALVAATLNGAYAIGQGGRVGSLEVGKSADFLLLDGKSPAILAYHIGVSPVVEVYKQANPMRQWEGITGDHP, encoded by the coding sequence ATGAGTCGCAAGCTGTTCAGGAACGGGCGTATTTTCACTCCCACCGACCGGGGAGTTCCGCTCGCCGGGAAACACCAGGGCGATGTGATCCATATTCCCCGGGGAGCCATTTACGCCAAGGACGGCGTGATCGAAGCCGTCGGCGACGAGCGCGAAGTGCTGGCGGGGATCTCCGCGGGCCAGGTGGACGAAGAGATCGACTGCCGGGGATACTGCGTCATTCCGGGCTTCGTCGACCCGCACACTCACATGTGTTTTGCGAAAACCCGGGAAGAAGAATTCCTGCTGCGGATCGAAGGAATGGAGTACCTCGAAATCCTCGGGCGCGGCGGAGGGATTCTGTCCTCCGTTCGAGCCGCGCGGGCAGCCACCGAGGACGAGCTGTTCGCCTTTACCCGCAAGCATGTCATGACGGCTCTCGGTCTCGGGACCACTACCCTCGAAATCAAGAGCGGTTACGGCCTGGACACCGAATCGGAACTGCGGATGCTGCGGGTCATCGAAAGGATCGGGCGGGAAACTCCGCTTGACGTGGTTCCCACCTTTCTGGGAGCCCATGCCATACCCGAAGAGCACGTGGCGCACCCCGACGGATACGTGGACCTGGTGGTCCATGAAATGCTCCCGGCCGTTGCACGGCACTCGGGGGCCGTCTTCTGCGACGTCTTCTGCGAGGCGGGCGTGTTCAGCGTGGCTCAGAGCCGCAGGGTCCTGGAGGCCGCTCGCGGCGTCGGTCTCGAGCTCAAGATCCATACGGATGAGGTCCACGATCTAGGGGGCTCCGCCCTTGCGGCGGAACTCCGGGCAACGTCCGCGGAGCACCTCTTGCGGACGAGCGAGACGAACCTCCGTGCCATGGCGGAAGCCGGAGTCGTCGGGATACTCCTGCCCGCGACGGCCTACAGCTTGCGCAGACGCTACGCTCCGGCCCGTCGCATGGTGGAGCTCGGCTTGCCCGTCGCCGTCGCCACGGACTGCAATCCCGGCACCGCCTACACCGAATCCATGCCGTTCGTGTATGGCCTGGCGGTTCTGGGCATGGGCCTCTCGATGCAGGAAGCGCTCGTTGCCGCGACGCTCAACGGCGCCTATGCGATCGGACAGGGCGGACGGGTCGGGAGCCTGGAGGTGGGCAAGAGCGCGGACTTTTTGCTTCTCGACGGCAAGAGCCCCGCCATTCTGGCCTATCACATCGGGGTGTCGCCCGTGGTGGAGGTTTACAAACAGGCCAACCCGATGCGCCAATGGGAAGGCATCACCGGCGACCACCCGTGA
- the hutH gene encoding histidine ammonia-lyase: MREIVLGVDGMTLEDLEAIARGGVRVRLSGESEERIVRSHGLVRRWIEEGRIIYGVTTGFGALSNVTIPPAETRILQENILMSHAAGVGRPLDEETVRAIMALRVKALARGQSGIRLETVRRLADMLNRGIHPVIPEKGSVGASGDLAPLAHLALVLIGRGEAFHEGNRMRGAQALRRCGIAPLRLEAGEGLALVNGTQMTTAIGALAVYDAARLAKLADIAAAMSLEVLLGSRTEFDPRIHEVRPHPGQIAAADNLRRITSNSEIISSHKDCNRVQDAYTLRCSPQVHGASRDAIDYAARVVVTEMNASTDNPLIFPDTEEFLLGGNFHGQPVGLALDFLCMAVAELAGISERRIERLVNPQLSGLPAFLVSEGGLNSGFMLAQYTAAALVSENKVLAHPATVDSIPTSANKEDHVSMSPIAARKCREALTNAEFVIAVELLCGAQALDLFTNVKPGSGTLAAYECIRRTVPHLEKDRVLSEDIHAMARLMRSGTILKEVETAVGRLC, translated from the coding sequence ATGAGGGAGATTGTGCTCGGCGTGGACGGAATGACCCTGGAAGACCTCGAGGCCATCGCCCGGGGCGGCGTCCGGGTCCGCCTGAGCGGAGAGTCCGAGGAGCGCATCGTACGGTCCCACGGCCTGGTGCGGCGATGGATCGAGGAGGGGAGAATCATCTACGGCGTGACGACGGGCTTCGGAGCCCTGAGCAACGTCACGATCCCACCGGCGGAGACCAGGATTTTGCAGGAGAACATCCTCATGAGTCATGCGGCGGGCGTCGGCCGTCCGCTGGACGAGGAAACCGTGCGCGCGATCATGGCGCTCCGGGTCAAAGCGCTTGCCAGGGGCCAATCGGGCATCCGGCTCGAAACCGTCCGGAGGCTGGCGGATATGCTCAACCGCGGAATCCACCCGGTCATTCCGGAAAAGGGATCGGTGGGCGCGAGCGGCGACCTGGCCCCGCTGGCGCACCTCGCTCTCGTGCTCATCGGGCGCGGGGAAGCCTTCCACGAAGGAAACCGAATGCGGGGAGCGCAAGCCCTGCGCCGATGCGGCATAGCGCCGCTTCGGCTGGAAGCCGGGGAAGGCCTTGCCCTGGTGAACGGCACGCAGATGACCACGGCCATCGGCGCCCTGGCGGTCTATGATGCCGCGCGCCTCGCCAAACTGGCCGATATCGCGGCAGCCATGAGCCTTGAGGTCCTCCTGGGGAGCAGAACCGAGTTCGACCCGAGAATCCACGAAGTCCGGCCTCACCCCGGTCAGATTGCAGCGGCGGACAACCTGCGCAGAATAACGTCGAACAGCGAAATCATATCTTCCCACAAGGACTGCAACCGAGTCCAGGACGCCTACACGCTCCGGTGCTCACCACAGGTTCACGGCGCGAGCAGGGACGCCATCGACTATGCGGCACGGGTGGTAGTGACCGAAATGAATGCTTCCACGGACAATCCCCTGATCTTTCCGGACACGGAGGAATTCCTCCTGGGGGGTAACTTTCACGGTCAGCCCGTGGGTCTGGCCCTCGACTTTCTGTGCATGGCCGTGGCGGAGCTGGCCGGCATTTCCGAGAGGCGCATCGAACGGCTCGTAAACCCTCAGTTGAGCGGCCTTCCGGCCTTCCTGGTGAGCGAAGGAGGATTGAACTCGGGATTCATGCTGGCCCAGTACACGGCGGCGGCGCTCGTGTCGGAAAACAAAGTGCTCGCGCACCCGGCCACGGTGGATTCCATTCCGACCTCGGCGAACAAGGAGGACCACGTGTCGATGAGTCCCATTGCGGCCCGCAAATGCCGCGAGGCGCTGACGAATGCCGAGTTCGTGATCGCCGTGGAACTGCTCTGCGGAGCGCAGGCCCTCGACCTCTTCACCAACGTCAAGCCGGGCTCGGGGACCCTCGCCGCCTACGAATGCATCCGCCGAACCGTTCCGCACCTCGAAAAAGACCGGGTATTGTCCGAGGACATCCACGCCATGGCTCGTCTCATGAGAAGCGGGACGATTCTCAAGGAAGTCGAAACCGCAGTGGGAAGATTGTGCTAA